GAAGCCTGTAGAGAGGAAGTATTGAGGTGGTATCCATGAGTGGGGATAACTCGAAAAAGAATCTTCCAGGCCTTCTTCAGGCTAGTTTAAACCCTTGGCTTATTAAAGTGAAGGATCATCCTGAGAGGCTAGCCTTCATACTTCATAGGGTAACTGGTGTAGTAATAATACTGTATCTTATAGCGCATGTGTATGTTACAAACACCCCTACTAGAGTAGGCTGGGATGCATGGACGCAGGTTATGGTGCAATTCGGGAATAACATATGGAATAAAATAGGGGAATGGATAATAGCTGGATGCGTAATATTCCACGGATTAAACGGTATCAGATTGTTACTCGTTGAATTCTTCGGAATAGGAGTTGGTAGGCCGGTGCATCCTAAGCCTCCATATAGACCTGTTAGCTTATACGCGGGCCAGAGGCTCATGTTATTGATAGTTTTCGGCCTAGCTATAATTGGATGGGTCTGGGCAGGCCTCATAATATTCGGGTGATAAAAATGGGTAAAGCGTCAAATATCCAGATATGGCAATATCTGACTGCAATACTACTTATCTTCTTCCTAGGCTTCCACTTAGCAGAGAGGATACCACAGATAACAGGAATGAGTTACCATCAGAGCTTGGATGCGGAGAACGCTTATCA
This window of the Candidatus Tiamatella incendiivivens genome carries:
- a CDS encoding succinate dehydrogenase translates to MSGDNSKKNLPGLLQASLNPWLIKVKDHPERLAFILHRVTGVVIILYLIAHVYVTNTPTRVGWDAWTQVMVQFGNNIWNKIGEWIIAGCVIFHGLNGIRLLLVEFFGIGVGRPVHPKPPYRPVSLYAGQRLMLLIVFGLAIIGWVWAGLIIFG